In Plasmodium brasilianum strain Bolivian I chromosome 12, whole genome shotgun sequence, the genomic window acaAGGAAAAGCTAACATGTAATGCGAAAACTGTTGAGCCGATAGTATCATGAAGcataaaaaaagcaaaacgaccaaatatttaagtaaatGTATTCCCTCTTtctaatttaaaaagaaaatttttgcTTGAGTACAaagcatttttaaaatattcttttaagcgtttatttatgtatccttttttttatatatctatatattaatttatctatttatttattcttttatatatatgtttatttatctctttatctgtttatttatatatttatgtatctatttatttatctgctcattcatttattcatttttttatatctcttGTGTGGGCGAAGGCAGAAGGGAACGActtaatttaagaaaaactATTAAGTAActatttctttctttaatAGTTTGCTAAAGCAATGCACATACAAAATAAACCACAAATAAttgaacatataaattattcattGGATAATACTATATACGATGTGAAATGGGTTGATGGAAAATCAAACATCATTGCTGTTGGAGAATTATTAGATAAAAAGggatacataaatatttataatttaaataaggGGAATTTTACGTGTATTTCTAATAATCGAACAgataaaggaataaaaactATTTGTCCTTTTTATTCTCATTCGGGAAGCTACACTATTGCTTGTGGTTGGAAATGggcatcaaaaaaaaaaaaaaaagcaaaagaagcataataagaaggaaaaaaaaaaaaaaaaaacgaaggaaaatatattaaggcaaaatataattctcaGTTAATTCGCCTTAGTTATTTTTCCTATAAAATTactatttatacattttcttattttttgtattttatcctttttttaatttttcttcaaaaatCTGCAGGCTCATTTGACGGTAGCATATTGTTATATGATATCAACAATTTGTCTGAGCCATATTATagcataaaaaaacatagcaagttaataaataaaatagactGCAAAagttacaaaaataataatattatcgtAAGTGCAAGCAGGGATGGATcggttaaaatttttgacaTAAGGACAAACCATGAAGtaaaaggaggaaaaaaaggggaatGCATAGGCACACAAAAACATACGTGTttgtgtttttatttttatttttgttgttatttttgtatttttttttctttttcggTTTTTCTGTTACCCACATATATACGCGCAAATGTGCACTATATACattgtacacatatatatacctaataCATATGCTTGTACATCAATCCTATACACATTACAATTTTGGTATCCTTATTGTttgttcttcattttttttcatattatacgAAGGTTGTCAGTTTAGAGCCCCCAAAAAACTCAGACTATATGCCTGACTGCTGGTGTGTTGCAACAGGTTATATAATACttgcaaaatatataaacgtacacacaaatatatatatatatatacttacatgATGAAAATGATCATATGTTATCTTTACCCCCTTTTTATCTCAGGAAATAACTACATTGAAGAAAATTCGTATTGTGAGACTGGACAGGAAAACTTGAATATATGCGCAGGATATGACAATGGggatattaaattttttgacATAAAAATGATGTTAATTGAGCACGAGGTATTAAGAAAAGAGTTGAAGTTTGTATATGCCAATATTTCCGTATATTCCTTAACGCACACGTGCGCgtgcatacatgtatatgtatatatgtgtacatgtatgtatgtgcgtatatatgcaattatttaagtatgtatatatttacaaatgatttatatatgaaccCCCTCATCCTCTAGAGACTATTCCTGTTCAACAAATATTTCATCGTGCTGTCCTTTGTCGTAGTATATGTTTCCTGAACGAATAACAGACAGCACAAAAAGTACAAACAACGTTCCTAtgatttatgttttttaaatactacttttccttttcaagGCTAATGTTAACAATGGAGTTTGTTCTATAAATTACGACAGAAAAGACACCAAacgaaataaattaatttgcTCAACGCTAGAAGggaatatttacattttcaacTTAGATGTCTACAGCGAAGATTCCGGGTTTGCATATAGCAAGGACCAAATAATATCAGGTATATTTATAGTATGCGAGGAATAGGAATGAATAGGTTTTATATTAACTGATAAGTAGGCAGATTAACTAATAAGTAAACAGCTCGGCTAATAAGTAGGCAACTTAACCGATATGAACGATGGTAAATCAAAGTTTtgtctttaaaattttacatttggGGATGAAATACTATGACAAAGACATgctaaaagaaaaaaatatatgctcaaaaaataaaacctacaaataaaattattgaaaaaatatattaacttaaaaaatatttttttttcccattttaaAAGGAACTTGCTGGGGTACTCCATTTTTGCCGCAGAACCGGGACATTTTTGCAACATTAGGGGGAGACGGAAATgttaacaagaaaaaaaaaaagaaaaaaattagaaaataaaaaagagatgaaaaataaaaaataaaataaaataaaatgagaagtaaattaaaataaaataaaataaaatgagaagtaaattaaaataaaaaaaaataaaatgagaaccaaatcaaaataaaaatattaagtagaatgagaatggaaaaataaaggagACACCGAAAAGAACGTATACGATAGTACGAATTTCATTCCATAAAAAATTCCCAAAATTTAAGGGACATTTGGGATATTcgaaaaatgaaatgtttAGGAGCAGTGTTTTATATTCACATTACAATTACACCTCTGTTCTCctaattttagtttttttttttttttttttctagctaattctgtataaatatataaacccggaaaaaaattatgtatttgaTGAATTGAAAGGATGCAAAAGGGGAATAATTGGAGAATTAGAAAAGTTAAATTACCAGAACGTTTCTACTCAACCAATAATTTCATTTGATTGGAATAAAGACAAGTTAGGTCTTTGTGTTTTTGCTTCCTTAGATCAAACAATTAGGATTTACATAATAACGAAGCTAAATTTGTACTAATTTTGTTttggaaaattaaaaatgaaagttaaaaattatataacaaaatttgtTCAAAAGgatgaagaagaggaagaagaaaaaaaaaaaaaaaaaaaaaaatatatatatatatatatatataaatacgaaCATTCAAAATTCATGATACATAAAAATcatgtttctttttctttttttttttttttttttttttttatgttgtttTCAAAAGCCACTCTTaaacaaatgtatatacatgcacatgaagaggtacatgtatataatatatgtccGCACATAAGTGCttaaaaatacatgtacacacGCACATAAAGTACTTATGCTCTTTTCCTGTGTACCATGCGTGTGTTTTTATGTATGCACACACACCCTCCTCTCAtcatactaaaaaaaaaaaattcgaaTTGTATACACATCgattaataatatacttaCATTTTCAGGAAATAttctgttatttttttttggataaATTTATCATCATTTAAGCTAAGAATATAGAAACGCAAAttcaataaattttcatGAAGAGCTTCATGCTTTATCGTCTCATTTAAGTAgttataattcataaaatttaaaagaacatCAATACTGTTTATTAGCAAATTTTTGTCaaattgtatattattattacagttATTGTTGAAGCCTAATAATGGGTCATCCTTCttgttttgtttatatatattaaatgagtTGTCATTAGGATAAAAATTGTCGCAGTAGTTTGTTTCTTTACTGTTCTGATAAGTACTGTCTAGTACATTGTTAGACTGATTGCAGTTTATTTGATTACTGCTGATCTGGTTGCTGCTTACCCGACTGAAATTAACATGATCAACGTTATATTCTGTTAAGTAATTTGAAAAGAAGTTGGAGTCAAAATTTGGCGTATCTTCGAAAagttttctcttttttttttcatttccatcagcattttcttcatatattattgtattcCTATTCATTCTTCCAAGGTAATATtgtttcgttttattttgttttgctttattttatttcgcTTTGTTCtgtattgttttattttatttcgcTTTGTTCTgtattgctttattttatttcgcTTTGTTCTgtattgctttattttatttcgcTTTGTTCTgtattgctttattttatttcgcTTTGTTCTgtattgctttattttatttcgcTTTGTTCTGTATTGCTTTATTCAATTTCGCTTTGTTCTGCTTTGCTTTATTCAATTTCGCTTTGTTCTGTTTTGCTTTATTCTATTTCGCTTTGTTCTGTATTGCTTTATTCTATTTCGCTTTATTGCATTTCGCTTTATTGCATTTCGCTTTATTGCATTTCGCTTTATTGCATTTCGCTTTATTGCATTTCGCTTTATTCTGCTTTGTTTAATTCTatgttgttttattttttcccctccaatttaatttttacttaaattatACCAATTTATGGGAAACTTGTTATTAGAAATTTATTGCCTGTCACAATTTGCATGAATTGTTAATAAAAGAGATTAAACGAATTCTTCGTTCACTTTGAATGCATTTTCACTGTTACCTTTGTTTAATAAACGTTTGTcagtatgtgtatatttttgtatatatatactttgtatgtatatacctTTAAACGTATATACCTTTGAATGTATATGCCTTTGGCTGTATATACCTTTGGCCGTATATATCTTTGGCCGTATATACCTTTGGCCTTATATACCTTTGGCCGTATATACCTTTGGCCGTATATACCTTTGCATGTACATAcctttgtatgtatataattttttcacatattatatgtatatgtaaaattatcTGTATACTTTAGCACTATTTcaattattccttttttaacagtaccaataaaaatgaattataatgTTATGCATAAAAGAGCTcctaaatttattaattttagaaCACAATCGCAATCAATCGCAATCAATCGCAGTCAATCGCAGTCAATCGCAGTCAATCGCAGTCAATCGCAGTCAATCGCATTTAATCAAAGTCAATAACTTTTCAGTGATATGTTCACACAGGCACGCACACACACGTTTCTTcctatttttcataaaagcGAATTATTCTCTTTTCAATGTTTACTTTTGTatgattttttctttttattttttataagtcTTTTCTTttgcataattatttttacaaaacttatctttttttatctttatctttttatatatatttttacaagcCTTAccttttgtttatatatttttacaagtcttgctcttttttacattttttattatcattttactttttttttctttttttttttttttaaattattacatattcaAACGCTATTCATTTTGTGTTTACTATATGCGATGATtggtttttttttgttatggctaatatattattcaaataaatatgcacataAGTATATTCGCGCACATAAACGTATGTCCAAATTTTATCACTTGAACAGTTACTGATATACGATCTCTTTTTGTTTCtccatttttacaaatagcTAACAAAAATTAGGTTTTCCCCAAAATACGGTTAAAAGATGAGAAAATTTAACGTATACCACTTTTCACATGGGTAAAAAAAGAcataaaggtaaaaaaaaaaaaaatattaaaggaacatcaaaaaatattgaaatgcataaatacaaaatttaacgtacgaataaaaacaaaagacGCTGTTCTTTTGATTGGTTAAtccattcattcatttttttttttttttttcctttttttacttaaaaggactaatatctttttttcatctaataaaagaaaaaaaatatatatacttcgctaagcagaaaaaaaaatattttaatttcgaAAGAATACTATTATGTTAGTAAGTAgggttaaaatatttaagtagCAAGAAAAAAGGGTATACAATTCATTACATCCGTTTTTAAACAATTTCAAGGAAAAAGGGAATAGAGGgtgttatttaaaatatatgcataattgTGTGAATGTATATGCGACTGAATACcccctttttaaaaaaataaaacaacagTCCAGTTCTTGTACCACTTCCGCCAAAGTTTTTATCTATGTGCTTAATTATTATGTTCGTCGTATTTTcttaaatgaattatactctttttaatttcatatattcacTATAACTTAAACGCATTTTTGCAAATAAATTAAGGTGAAGATtgacattttttaatttttttcccttgTACAAAGTAAAATGTTAGAGTGTAGATTTAAAGTCATACGCACATTAGAAAAATAAGGGACGAagcattttttattcattttttattcattttttattcattttttattcattttttatttattttttatgtattttttatttattttttatttattttttatttattttttattcgtttttttttcttttttaactaataaatttcattcctcctacaaaaacaaaaaagttgTATGTCGTAAGCATTCCGTGTTTAATCCTACAGTATGTTCAATTGTGTACATGCAAATATATGCGCGATCTCTCATCAGCTCAATCAGcgtgtatacatatagaCACCTCTGCAAtgttatgaaaataaaggaCTTTCTTATTTCTCAAGCGTTCACaatttatacattaaaagagggggaaaaaaataaaataagaatttatAATTCCCCcgttatttttactattaaatGGGTATTTTGCAATTACAAACAACTAACAAGGAagctaagaaaaaaaaaaaaaaaaaaaaaaaaaaaaaaaaacatacacCGTATACACACATCCATACGTACAATAATAAAACCTCTGACAAAAAGATACATACACAGTTATAggacagaaaaaaaaaaaaaaaaaaaaggctcTTATTTAAGCAACTgtacttcaaaaaaaaaaaaaaaaataataaaatggaaaaacatGTAAACGCCAAATACCTTGAACTACTGCCAactatcaaaaaaaaagtcgAATTTTACTGTTTTCGAGTCGGCACTTATAACACtctaaatattcaaagaaaaaacaaaaaaagacaaaaaaaaaaaaaaaaaaaaacagaaaaattagaaaaattagaaaagaataaataaaaaacttacaataaaaataattttacaacatatgaaaaatacaaaaatatttttccaaaaaacaTAGTAAATATTTCAATAGTTTTAAATTGAACGCTGTgcaaattatgtatatgcaaGTATCACTCCCTGTACACTggtatacgtaaatatatgtatatacgcaCAAACGTAGACGAGCGTGGTACGTAGCACCTTgcacttttttaattttcctaCACGTCCTTACGAAACtttcaaaatgaaattatCAATACTAGCTGCAGTAACGTCACTATTTTTCATAAGAGAAATTGTGAATGAAGGAATAGGTATGATTGAATATGTATGCGATTTTCATTTCAATCCTTTAACTAGTGTTAATCCATCATTAAAGGAAGGAGAAGATAAGTTTGAACAAATCGGATGTACAGTAAACAACCCTAGCTTATCAGACATCGTTGCATTAATTTGTCCAAAGAAAAAAGAGTCTCGATATTCGAAGGTTGAAATTGTTCCTTCTACATGTTTTTCTACTCACCTATATTCTCCTTACGATTCTGAGAAAGATGCAaaagattttaaaaaactagatgttgaaaaaatattaactgtAAACAAAACTTTTGATGATTTCGAATTAAGAACATTAGTTATTCCATAtagttataaaaagaataagacTATTTATTGTAGATGTGATAACAGAGAAACAGAAAATGGAATTGGatcaaatgaaaaagagaaagGAAAAGTAGGattagtaaaaattattttaaaccaaaaagatgaaaatcCAAGGGGTGTAGATATTACTGGATCTAACGAATTTTCACAGGATGGTGTAACAGGAACAGACTATAATAGagaaattcaaataaaagaaaatgaagttattcatttaaaatatactgGTTTTAAGAATACATATGAAGATCAATGTGataatttaatgaatatCAAATTTGGTTTTATttcagaatattttttttctcttagaATGCCTACTGTTTTTTTGAGCCCAATTAATTGCACATTaacatttgaaaaaaatagttctACTTATAAAATTGTTCTTAAATCAGAAAAAACAGGAACTATTGATGGTTGTGATTTTACTAAACCTAAAGGTGAAGGCATGTATTTAAATGGTTTCAACCTGAACGATATAACTGATGAAGAAATTTGTTCTGTCCATATAAAATCAGGTAAAAAGAATCTTGCTGCTGGTTTTAGGTGTCCTTATAAATTAACTCCTACTTATTGTTTTAGACatgttttatatgaaaaaacaattaatggagaaaaaaaatttgaaacgTTTTTGTTAGATGATGTATTAGAAACAATTGATGTAGAATACTACGCCAATTTAAAACTAAGAGCTTTTGTCGTTGGATTTCCAACTAGACcagagaaaaataaagttatAAGGTGCATTTGTGAAAATGCTGGCAAAAAAGGAATCATGGAATTGACAATTGACTCTGCTAGTACGAGTTTTGTTAGTTTAGTTTTAGTATTACTTGTTGTTGCATTCCTATATTTGAATTAATTTGCCCAAGGAAGAGAAGTACCATTCTCACTCTAGAGTTGCACTAATGAAGAGTGTGCACTTACGGAAATACTGATGtgtttacacatatatatctatatatatatatatatctaagtatatatatctatgtatatatatatatatgtatatatatctatgtatatatatatatatctatgtatatatatatatatgtatatatatctatgtatatatatctaagtatataaatatctatgtatatatatctaagtatataaatatctatgtatatatatctatgtatatatatttatgtatatatatatgattatatatctatgtacATGTTAAAAATTACTCTTTTATGGTGACAAAAGCagattttatttcattttatcttttttttttttttttttataattgctttcgtatgttttaaaatttcccAACATCTTAAAGTGCACACATACATGGGAATGTGTGTATAAAGAGTGCCAATATAACACTTCGAGTGGTTTGATTATTATTCacttttatattcatttttttccaaGTCGTGAGATGTTTTCATATAGCAGTATGCAAGGCGCATACATTATGCACACATTGTACAtccatatatgtatatatatatgtatatgtatacgtacaagtatgcgtatatatgtgtacccATTACTTACCTGTATACCCGTAAAAAACAAGTAAAAATACCGTTCGATGCAAACATACTATATATTCTGCTTTCAAATTTTTCCTCTCCCCTTTCATTTTAGAAATGGTGTTTCCATTAGCTTCAAATAGAgctatatttataataaaagagcTATGATAGAGCAAAATAcagcaaaacaaaacaaaatatattcaaacgAAATGCTTCGTACCATTTGAACATCCTTTCATTATGCATTCCTATGTTATTCCAATTTTTGATCAAAAACAAACtcctacttttttttaaactgtTATAATATAAGTAGTGATATAATCATAAATTCGAATAAGGAACTAAAAAGAGATGATACCTATATAGACAATAATATGCCCATACAATTTTTAACTGTTAGGTTTTCGGatcaaataaatacaaaaaaggaaaactcAAACATATTGGATagtgtaaaataaattattttttatcatctaaaaaataaaaaaaaaaataaaaaaacaaaaaccaAAAGATGGGCAGTATTCTGAAGTTTAACTGTGTCAAATGTTTACTAGCATACAAACCCATACATGAGCATacacatacgcatatataaatatcttGTTTATCTTGTGTAATGCTGGTGAACTGAACATCGTCATGagatttacaaaaaaaaaaagaaaaaaaattaagtacaTACAGTTATGTTTTATCCCCTTaaaattctaaatttttGAACATTCGGTAGAATTGCCATTGTTCAATTATTGCTTTGAGGGGGCACTACAACttaaccttttttttgtgGCTTATAAGCTAAAATTTCCTTATCCCTTTCTTAAAAGCGATGAAACGAAATGTGCTAAAGAAACAGTGCGCTTAAAAGATTTACTTTTcagtttttaaataaaatataaagttagcatattttacctttttcaGTAAAACACATCCAGTTAAGTATTATCAGAGTTTTATGGACTCCCAATAtagctttcttttttttttttctggtacttttatttcattctttCCCCTTAAGACATATATTacaacaaaaacaaaaaatgtttGCACTGTTGGAGGttatgagaaaaaagaatttttactactattactgcatttatataaaattatttaacaaataaaaaaaaaaaatatacatgtaatacatatgtatgtcgAAAAAAGAGGTCGATATTTTGGTAgatgtatgtatacgtatttaCAAGCATGTgcaatttcatatatatatatatatatatatatatatatttttttttttttcttatgatGTTGTAGATCTAGtatataccaaaaaaaaaaaaaaaaaaaaaaataataaaataaaataaaatagtaaaaataaataaatgttatatatttaaaattagcAATAATTGCACATTCATTAATCCAAATAGTATTAGAAAAAAGTACTTATGAAGGTAAAGAAGTTAAAGGACTGggcagcaaaaaaaaaaaaaaaaaaaaattttaataagcaataaaacaaaatagaaaaactGCAAAGTGATGAATCAGAATTGTAAAAATTcaaagtaataaaattaaaatataagaatactCCATCTCACGAATACCATAAAAACACTTCATGAAAATAtgtatgatataaaaaagaaaaagaaaaaggaaaaacaaactAGCAaacacatgtacacatatgtgcGTACAGAATATACTGAGGTGTCTTTTTgggaattttttaaaacactTTTTAATGTATCACATTACATTCATGGGTtaatgcatttatttatgtgtCCACTTGTTTATATACCGCTCAtttatttaccttttttttttttttttttttttcccttaccCTCCCGCAATATAcgataaatatacaaattttataatatatgtacgcaCGTATCTCGAAATTCATGAGTATGCTTAAGCAGTCGCTAACACGGAAAATATTTGTGGAAAACAAAGTGTCTTTAGAAAATTAagcattttttcattcttcaaaaatgtaaaaaattttccatatCATGAATGTAAATACTTAACTCATACACACATGCGCATCtggtatgtatgtatgtatgtatgtatgtgtgtgtgtgtgaaCATAACATTTATACAGGCACGCTTTAACTACGTAAAAGCAATtcaaacaaaaaaggaaagctCAGATACTGAAATGTATTATACGTAACAAAACACACACACTCACACACATTATGCGCAGGTACTCATactgcatatgtatatgtataaatctgtaaaaagaaaaaaaacaaaaaaaaaaaaaaagcaaaaaggaGAGAGGAAAAGAGAGAAAGGCACAAGATCATAAATACACAAGAGAATAAAGGGGTAAAACGAATAGAAATATAGGAAAATAAAGGGTTAAAGCAAATAAGCACACCATTATAAGATCATACAATCATACAAGCCAACTAACTACCAAAAGAACAGTCCCATTTTCCACCTAATTC contains:
- a CDS encoding hypothetical protein (conserved Plasmodium protein), whose protein sequence is MNRNTIIYEENADGNEKKKRKLFEDTPNFDSNFFSNYLTEYNVDHVNFSRVSSNQISSNQINCNQSNNVLDSTYQNSKETNYCDNFYPNDNSFNIYKQNKKDDPLLGFNNNCNNNIQFDKNLLINSIDVLLNFMNYNYLNETIKHEALHENLLNLRFYILSLNDDKFIQKKITEYFLKM
- a CDS encoding 6-cysteine protein P47, with the protein product MKLSILAAVTSLFFIREIVNEGIGMIEYVCDFHFNPLTSVNPSLKEGEDKFEQIGCTVNNPSLSDIVALICPKKKESRYSKVEIVPSTCFSTHLYSPYDSEKDAKDFKKLDVEKILTVNKTFDDFELRTLVIPYSYKKNKTIYCRCDNRETENGIGSNEKEKGKVGLVKIILNQKDENPRGVDITGSNEFSQDGVTGTDYNREIQIKENEVIHLKYTGFKNTYEDQCDNLMNIKFGFISEYFFSLRMPTVFLSPINCTLTFEKNSSTYKIVLKSEKTGTIDGCDFTKPKGEGMYLNGFNLNDITDEEICSVHIKSGKKNLAAGFRCPYKLTPTYCFRHVLYEKTINGEKKFETFLLDDVLETIDVEYYANLKLRAFVVGFPTRPEKNKVIRCICENAGKKGIMELTIDSASTSFVSLVLVLLVVAFLYLN
- a CDS encoding WD repeat-containing protein 92 yields the protein MHIQNKPQIIEHINYSLDNTIYDVKWVDGKSNIIAVGELLDKKGYINIYNLNKGNFTCISNNRTDKGIKTICPFYSHSGSYTIACGSFDGSILLYDINNLSEPYYSIKKHSKLINKIDCKSYKNNNIIVSASRDGSVKIFDIRTNHEVVSLEPPKNSDYMPDCWCVATGNNYIEENSYCETGQENLNICAGYDNGDIKFFDIKMMLIEHEANVNNGVCSINYDRKDTKRNKLICSTLEGNIYIFNLDVYSEDSGFAYSKDQIISGTCWGTPFLPQNRDIFATLGGDGNLILYKYINPEKNYVFDELKGCKRGIIGELEKLNYQNVSTQPIISFDWNKDKLGLCVFASLDQTIRIYIITKLNLY